The Haloferax sp. Atlit-12N sequence TGGATTTTGGATTGCTGCCCTGTTCCTCCTGAAAGAGGTGGTTACTCCAACAACGAGCAAGTGCACCAACTGCGGAGAGAACTTGGACCAATATAGTGATCCTGACTCGTGTCCTAGTTGTGGACAAGTGAAATAAATGCTACAGTACGACCGATATGCTTCTCAAGGGCCCGGTAGGGTATTGGACAAGAGAGGATACTCTTGTACCACTACTCGGTGTTACTGAATTGGGGTATGACCGGAGTGGCAGCCAGATAGCGATGCTCCCCACAGGGCACTCTACCGATACGACTAATGTCGTGGCTGGGGCTCCTTCCAGTATGCCCACCCAAGATTATCCAAATACGCTAGCGGCAATCGGCGAGACACCGATGATGAATCTCCCGTCACTCCGTCCCGACGAGGGAGCGTCGATTTCGGTAAAGTGGGAGGGTGCCAATCCGACAGGGAGTCTCAAAGACCGGATGGCACTTGCCATGGTCGAAGCTGCCCGAGAGCGGGGAGACATAGCCCCGGAAGATCCAATCGTTGAGTTCACTGGTGGCAGCACAGGGACGAGTCTCGCATTTGTCTGTGCCGTTCTTG is a genomic window containing:
- a CDS encoding pyridoxal-phosphate dependent enzyme is translated as MPTQDYPNTLAAIGETPMMNLPSLRPDEGASISVKWEGANPTGSLKDRMALAMVEAARERGDIAPEDPIVEFTGGSTGTSLAFVCAVL